From the Pseudomonas putida genome, one window contains:
- the ccoS gene encoding cbb3-type cytochrome oxidase assembly protein CcoS, producing the protein MPALYVMIPAALLLVGVAVYIFFWAVDSGQYDDLDGPAHSILFDDQDPRHQAAVKPEQSATPDDKETPPRA; encoded by the coding sequence ATGCCCGCGCTCTATGTGATGATCCCGGCCGCCCTGCTGCTGGTTGGCGTGGCCGTCTACATCTTCTTCTGGGCAGTGGACAGCGGCCAGTACGACGACCTCGACGGCCCGGCCCACAGCATCCTGTTCGATGATCAGGACCCGCGACACCAGGCGGCCGTCAAACCCGAACAAAGCGCAACGCCAGACGATAAGGAAACACCACCCCGTGCCTGA
- a CDS encoding sulfite exporter TauE/SafE family protein: MPDLLPLLGSALVLGLLGGGHCLGMCGGLMGALTLAIPPEQRGRRLRLLMAYNLGRILSYACAGLLLGLAGWALASSPAAMALRAVAALLLIAMGLYLAGWWSGLTRIEALGRGLWRHIQPAASRLMPVSSMPRALLLGALWGWLPCGLVYSTLLWAASQGNAGYSAALMLAFGLGTWPILLATGLAAERVNALLRRRSVRMAGGVLVILFGIWTLPGPHQHWLMGH, from the coding sequence GTGCCTGACCTGCTGCCCCTGCTCGGCTCGGCACTGGTGCTTGGCCTGCTCGGCGGCGGGCACTGCCTGGGCATGTGCGGCGGCCTGATGGGCGCACTGACCCTGGCCATCCCCCCCGAGCAACGCGGCCGGCGCCTGCGCCTGCTGATGGCCTACAACCTGGGACGCATCCTCAGCTATGCCTGCGCCGGCCTGCTGCTGGGCCTGGCGGGCTGGGCGCTGGCCAGCAGCCCGGCGGCCATGGCCTTGCGCGCGGTGGCTGCGTTGCTGCTGATCGCCATGGGCCTGTACCTGGCCGGCTGGTGGAGCGGGCTGACCCGCATCGAAGCGCTGGGCCGGGGGTTGTGGCGGCATATCCAGCCGGCCGCCTCGCGCCTGATGCCGGTGTCCAGCATGCCCCGTGCGCTGCTGTTGGGGGCGCTGTGGGGCTGGCTGCCATGCGGCCTGGTGTACAGCACCTTGCTGTGGGCGGCCAGCCAGGGCAATGCGGGCTACAGCGCGGCGCTAATGCTGGCATTCGGGTTGGGCACCTGGCCAATCCTGCTGGCCACCGGCCTGGCGGCGGAGCGGGTAAACGCCTTGTTGAGACGGCGCAGCGTGCGCATGGCGGGCGGCGTGCTGGTGATCCTGTTCGGTATCTGGACCTTGCCCGGCCCGCACCAGCATTGGCTCATGGGCCACTGA
- the hemN gene encoding oxygen-independent coproporphyrinogen III oxidase, with protein MLADLRWDADLIRRYDLAGPRYTSYPTAVQLHSEVGSFDLLHALRESRRAVRPLSLYVHVPFCANICYYCACNKVITKDRGRAAPYLQRLEQEIQLIACHLDPKQRVEQLHFGGGTPTFLSHVELRQLMATLRRHFNLLDDDSGDYGIEIDPREADWSTMGLLRELGFNRVSLGVQDLDPAVQRAVNRLQSLEQTRTLIEAARTLQFRSINLDLIYGLPKQTVEGFARTVDEVIRLQPDRLSVFNYAHLPERFMPQRRIDGNDLPAPAEKLEMLRNTIEQLTAAGYRYIGMDHFALPDDELAIAQEEGTLQRNFQGYTTHGHCDLIGLGVSAISQIGDLYCQNSSDLNTYQDSLSNAQLATQRGLVCNHDDRLRRAVIQQLICHFELDFEPIETAYTVDFRGYFNELWPELQTMQRDGLISLDDKGIRILPAGRLLARSVCMVFDAYLAMQNRQRFSRVI; from the coding sequence ATGCTCGCCGACCTACGTTGGGATGCCGACCTGATCCGTCGCTACGATCTCGCCGGCCCACGCTACACCTCCTACCCGACCGCGGTGCAACTGCACAGCGAGGTAGGCTCGTTCGACCTGCTCCACGCCCTGCGCGAGAGCCGCCGGGCCGTGCGCCCGCTGTCGCTGTACGTGCACGTGCCGTTCTGCGCCAACATCTGCTACTACTGCGCCTGCAACAAGGTCATCACCAAGGACCGCGGCCGCGCCGCGCCCTACCTGCAGCGCCTGGAGCAGGAGATCCAGCTGATCGCCTGCCACCTGGACCCTAAACAGCGCGTTGAGCAGCTGCATTTCGGCGGTGGCACGCCGACTTTCCTCAGCCATGTCGAACTGCGCCAGCTGATGGCCACCCTGCGCCGGCATTTCAACCTGCTGGATGACGACTCCGGGGACTACGGCATCGAAATCGACCCGCGCGAAGCCGACTGGTCGACCATGGGCCTGCTCCGCGAACTGGGCTTCAACCGCGTCAGCCTCGGGGTGCAGGACCTCGACCCGGCCGTACAGCGTGCGGTCAACCGCCTGCAGAGCCTGGAACAGACCCGCACCCTGATCGAAGCAGCGCGCACCCTGCAGTTCCGCTCGATCAACCTCGACCTGATCTACGGCTTGCCCAAACAGACCGTGGAAGGCTTCGCCCGCACCGTCGACGAAGTGATCCGCCTGCAACCCGACCGCCTCTCGGTGTTCAACTACGCCCACCTGCCCGAGCGCTTCATGCCGCAGCGGCGTATCGACGGCAATGACCTGCCGGCCCCGGCAGAAAAGCTCGAGATGCTGCGCAACACCATCGAACAGCTGACCGCCGCCGGCTACCGCTACATCGGCATGGACCACTTCGCCCTGCCCGACGACGAACTGGCAATCGCCCAGGAAGAAGGCACCCTGCAGCGCAACTTCCAGGGCTACACCACCCACGGCCATTGCGACCTGATCGGCCTGGGGGTATCGGCGATCAGCCAGATCGGCGACCTGTACTGCCAGAACAGCAGCGACCTCAACACCTACCAGGACAGCCTGTCCAACGCCCAGCTGGCGACCCAGCGCGGGCTGGTCTGCAACCACGACGACCGCCTGCGACGCGCCGTGATCCAGCAGCTGATCTGCCATTTCGAACTGGATTTCGAGCCGATCGAGACGGCATACACCGTCGATTTTCGTGGCTATTTCAACGAACTCTGGCCAGAACTGCAGACCATGCAGCGCGATGGCCTGATCAGCCTGGACGACAAGGGCATCCGCATCCTGCCGGCCGGGCGCCTGCTGGCGCGCTCGGTGTGCATGGTGTTCGATGCCTACCTGGCGATGCAAAACCGCCAGCGCTTCTCGCGGGTTATCTGA
- the fnrA gene encoding Crp/Fnr family transcriptional regulator FnrA: MSEPVKLRAHNQAHCKDCSLAPLCLPLSLNLEDMDALDEIVKRGRPLKKGEFLFRQGDNFGSVYAVRSGALKTFSLSDGGEEQITGFHLPSELVGLSGMDTEAYPVSAQAQETTSVCEIPFERLDELSVQLPQLRRQLMRVMSREIRDDQQMMLLLSKKTADERIATFLVNLSARFRARGYSANQFRLSMSRNEIGNYLGLAVETVSRVFTRFQQNGLIRAEGKEVHILDPIQLCALAGGAIEA; this comes from the coding sequence ATGTCCGAGCCAGTCAAACTGCGCGCTCACAACCAGGCCCATTGCAAGGACTGCAGCCTGGCCCCCCTGTGCCTGCCTCTTTCGCTCAACCTGGAAGACATGGATGCACTGGATGAAATCGTCAAACGCGGGCGCCCGCTGAAGAAAGGCGAGTTCCTGTTCCGCCAGGGTGACAATTTCGGCTCGGTTTACGCCGTACGTTCCGGCGCCCTCAAGACCTTCAGCCTGAGCGACGGAGGCGAAGAACAGATCACCGGTTTCCACCTGCCCAGCGAGCTGGTCGGCCTGTCCGGCATGGACACCGAGGCCTACCCGGTGTCGGCCCAGGCCCAGGAAACCACCTCGGTCTGTGAAATCCCCTTCGAGCGCCTTGATGAGCTCTCCGTTCAACTGCCACAGCTGCGTCGCCAACTGATGCGGGTGATGAGCCGTGAAATTCGCGACGACCAGCAGATGATGCTGCTGCTGTCGAAGAAGACCGCCGACGAGCGCATCGCCACCTTCCTGGTCAACCTGTCCGCTCGCTTCCGCGCCCGCGGCTACTCGGCCAACCAGTTCCGCCTGAGCATGTCACGCAACGAAATCGGCAATTACCTGGGCCTGGCGGTGGAAACCGTGTCGCGGGTGTTTACCCGCTTCCAGCAGAACGGCCTGATCCGCGCCGAGGGCAAGGAAGTGCACATCCTCGACCCGATCCAGCTGTGCGCGCTGGCCGGTGGTGCAATCGAGGCCTGA
- a CDS encoding adenine phosphoribosyltransferase yields MHSDAFDLKALIRPVVDFPKPGVIFRDITPLFQSPRGLRYVADQFIERYVEAEFSHIGAMDARGFLIGSIIAHQLNKPLILFRKQGKLPADVLSEGYQTEYGEAFLEVHADSLCEGDSVLIFDDLIATGGTLLAAANLVRRTGAQVFEAAAIIDLPELDGSRRLQAAGVPTFCLTEFSLSEY; encoded by the coding sequence ATGCACAGCGACGCCTTCGACCTCAAAGCCCTGATCCGCCCGGTAGTGGACTTCCCCAAGCCCGGCGTGATCTTCCGCGACATCACCCCGCTGTTCCAGTCGCCGCGCGGGCTGCGCTACGTGGCCGATCAGTTCATCGAGCGTTACGTCGAGGCTGAGTTCAGCCACATCGGCGCCATGGATGCGCGTGGTTTCCTGATCGGCTCGATCATCGCCCACCAACTGAACAAGCCGCTGATCCTGTTCCGCAAGCAGGGCAAGCTGCCGGCTGACGTCTTGAGCGAGGGCTACCAGACCGAATACGGCGAAGCGTTCCTGGAAGTGCATGCCGACAGCCTGTGCGAAGGCGATTCGGTGCTGATATTCGATGACCTGATTGCCACCGGCGGCACTTTGCTTGCTGCCGCCAACCTGGTACGTCGCACCGGCGCGCAGGTATTCGAGGCGGCGGCGATCATCGACCTGCCGGAGCTGGATGGCTCGCGCCGGCTGCAGGCGGCCGGGGTACCGACCTTCTGCCTGACTGAGTTTTCCCTGAGCGAGTACTGA
- the recR gene encoding recombination mediator RecR, whose product MSFSPLIRQLIDALRTLPGVGQKTAQRMALQLLERDRSGGLRLAQALSQAMEGVGHCRQCRTLTEQELCPQCSDPRRDDTQLCVVEGPMDVYAVEQTGYRGRYFVLKGHLSPLDGLGPEAIGVPQLMARIEEQGSFTEVILATNPTVEGEATAHYIAQLLNEKGLVASRIAHGVPLGGELELVDGGTLAHAFAGRKPISL is encoded by the coding sequence ATGAGCTTCAGCCCCCTGATCCGACAACTGATCGACGCCCTGCGCACCCTCCCGGGCGTCGGCCAGAAAACCGCCCAGCGTATGGCCTTGCAGCTGCTCGAGCGTGACCGCAGCGGCGGCCTGCGCCTGGCCCAGGCGTTGAGCCAGGCCATGGAAGGGGTCGGGCATTGCCGTCAGTGCCGGACCCTGACCGAGCAGGAGCTGTGCCCGCAGTGCAGCGACCCGCGCCGTGACGACACGCAGCTGTGCGTGGTGGAAGGGCCGATGGATGTGTATGCGGTGGAGCAGACTGGCTATCGCGGGCGTTACTTCGTGCTCAAGGGGCACCTGTCGCCGCTCGATGGCCTGGGGCCTGAGGCGATCGGTGTGCCGCAGCTGATGGCGCGGATCGAAGAGCAGGGCAGTTTCACCGAGGTGATTCTGGCGACCAACCCGACCGTGGAAGGCGAGGCGACGGCGCATTACATCGCCCAGTTGCTGAACGAGAAGGGGCTGGTGGCGTCGCGGATCGCCCATGGTGTGCCGCTGGGCGGGGAGTTGGAGCTGGTTGATGGCGGCACCCTGGCCCATGCCTTTGCCGGGCGCAAGCCGATCTCGCTCTGA
- a CDS encoding YbaB/EbfC family nucleoid-associated protein yields the protein MMKGGMAGLMKQAQQMQEKMQKMQEELANAEVTGQSGGGLVSVVMTGRHDVKRVSIDQSLMSTDEDDKEVLEDLIAAALNDAVRKIEQNSQDKMGNMTAGMQLPPGFKMPF from the coding sequence ATGATGAAAGGTGGCATGGCCGGCCTGATGAAGCAGGCCCAGCAGATGCAGGAAAAGATGCAGAAGATGCAGGAAGAGCTGGCCAACGCCGAAGTCACCGGCCAGTCCGGTGGCGGCCTGGTGAGCGTGGTGATGACCGGTCGTCACGACGTCAAGCGCGTCAGCATCGACCAGAGCCTGATGTCGACCGATGAAGACGACAAGGAAGTGCTGGAAGATCTGATCGCCGCTGCGCTGAACGACGCCGTGCGCAAGATCGAGCAGAACAGCCAAGACAAGATGGGCAACATGACCGCTGGCATGCAATTGCCGCCGGGCTTCAAGATGCCGTTCTAA
- the dnaX gene encoding DNA polymerase III subunit gamma/tau, which translates to MSYQVLARKWRPRSFREMVGQTHVLKALINALDNQRLHHAYLFTGTRGVGKTTIARIIAKCLNCETGITSTPCGTCSVCREIDEGRFVDLIEIDAASRTKVEDTRELLDNVQYAPSRGRFKVYLIDEVHMLSTHSFNALLKTLEEPPPYVKFILATTDPQKLPATILSRCLQFSLKNMSPERVVEHLSHVLQAENVPFEPDALWLLGRAADGSMRDAMSLTDQAIAFGEGKVLAADVRAMLGSLDHGQVYGVLQALLEGDARALLEAVRNLAEQGPDWSGVLAEMLNVLHRVAIAQALPEAVDNGQGDRDRVLALASALPAEDVQFYYQMGLIGRRDLPLAPDPRGGFEMVLLRMLAFRPADTDDAPKPVLKPVGISQATADPATPVAAPAVAVEAPAVEPPQPAPVAPAPQAEAAPVVEPAPEPEPEPEPEVAAPEPVVVEEVIDLPWEEPAAAPTPTPAPEPAPAPAPAPVAASQNAQSAYDEPPFDSSAYASAGMDRDDEPPMDEDYYGGESDPVGFSYLDELAEHVQEEAPAAAPEPLPAAQPATGLALQWLELFPQLPVSGMTGNIAANCTLMAADGDDWLLHLDPGQGALFNTTQQRRLNEALNQHLGRTLNLRIELIRPEQETPAQAASRKRAERQQDAVLSIEQDPLIQQMIKQFGATVRQDTIEPVDALASQGQ; encoded by the coding sequence ATGAGTTATCAGGTTCTTGCACGTAAATGGCGTCCGCGCTCGTTCCGCGAAATGGTCGGCCAGACCCATGTGCTCAAGGCCTTGATCAATGCCTTGGACAACCAGCGCCTGCACCACGCCTACCTGTTCACAGGTACCCGGGGTGTGGGCAAGACTACCATTGCGCGAATCATCGCCAAATGCCTCAACTGCGAAACTGGCATCACGTCCACGCCCTGTGGCACCTGCTCGGTGTGCCGGGAGATCGACGAGGGCCGCTTCGTCGACCTGATCGAGATCGACGCCGCGAGCCGCACCAAGGTCGAAGACACCCGCGAACTGCTCGATAACGTGCAGTACGCGCCAAGCCGTGGGCGCTTCAAGGTCTACCTGATCGACGAAGTGCACATGCTCTCCACCCACTCGTTCAACGCCTTGCTCAAGACGCTGGAAGAGCCGCCGCCCTACGTCAAGTTCATCCTTGCCACCACCGACCCGCAGAAGCTGCCGGCGACCATCCTGTCGCGCTGCCTGCAGTTCTCGCTGAAGAACATGAGCCCGGAGCGGGTGGTCGAACACCTGAGCCACGTGCTGCAGGCCGAGAACGTGCCGTTCGAGCCGGATGCCTTGTGGCTGCTCGGCCGTGCGGCCGATGGGTCGATGCGGGACGCCATGAGCCTGACCGACCAGGCCATCGCCTTCGGCGAGGGCAAGGTATTGGCCGCCGATGTGCGCGCCATGCTCGGCAGCCTTGATCATGGCCAGGTCTATGGCGTGCTGCAGGCGCTGCTCGAAGGCGATGCGCGGGCGTTGCTCGAAGCCGTGCGCAACCTGGCCGAGCAGGGGCCGGACTGGAGCGGCGTGCTGGCCGAAATGCTCAATGTGCTGCACCGCGTGGCCATTGCTCAGGCGCTGCCCGAGGCGGTCGACAACGGCCAGGGCGATCGCGACCGGGTGCTGGCGCTGGCCTCGGCGTTGCCGGCCGAAGATGTGCAGTTCTACTACCAGATGGGCCTGATCGGGCGCCGCGACCTGCCATTGGCGCCGGACCCGCGGGGCGGATTCGAAATGGTCCTGCTGCGCATGCTGGCGTTCCGCCCGGCAGATACCGACGATGCGCCGAAACCGGTGCTAAAGCCAGTGGGGATCAGCCAGGCCACAGCTGATCCGGCAACCCCGGTGGCAGCGCCAGCCGTTGCTGTCGAGGCGCCTGCCGTTGAGCCGCCGCAGCCTGCGCCAGTGGCGCCGGCCCCGCAGGCTGAGGCCGCACCGGTTGTGGAGCCGGCGCCTGAGCCAGAGCCTGAACCAGAGCCCGAAGTTGCCGCGCCTGAGCCGGTGGTGGTGGAGGAGGTCATCGACCTGCCCTGGGAGGAGCCTGCTGCGGCGCCAACGCCTACGCCTGCGCCCGAGCCAGCACCCGCTCCGGCCCCAGCTCCGGTTGCAGCCTCGCAGAACGCCCAGTCGGCCTACGACGAGCCGCCCTTCGATTCGTCCGCCTACGCTTCGGCTGGCATGGACCGCGACGACGAGCCGCCCATGGATGAGGACTACTACGGTGGCGAAAGCGACCCAGTAGGCTTCAGCTACCTCGACGAGCTGGCCGAACACGTCCAGGAGGAGGCGCCTGCCGCCGCCCCCGAGCCACTGCCAGCGGCTCAGCCCGCGACCGGCCTGGCTCTGCAATGGCTGGAATTATTCCCACAGTTGCCTGTGTCCGGCATGACAGGCAACATCGCTGCAAACTGTACGTTGATGGCAGCCGACGGCGACGACTGGTTGCTGCACCTGGACCCAGGCCAGGGTGCGCTGTTCAACACCACCCAGCAACGCCGGCTGAACGAGGCGCTCAACCAGCATCTGGGGCGCACCCTGAACCTGCGGATCGAGCTGATTCGCCCCGAGCAGGAAACCCCGGCCCAGGCAGCGTCACGCAAGCGCGCCGAGCGCCAGCAGGACGCCGTGCTGTCGATCGAGCAGGATCCGTTGATCCAGCAGATGATCAAGCAGTTCGGTGCCACGGTGCGACAGGATACTATTGAGCCTGTAGACGCCCTGGCCAGCCAGGGCCAGTAA
- a CDS encoding substrate-binding periplasmic protein — protein MRRLLALLLLWTAHSLAEQPVLRFSMAESWSMPLVRVEGGQPVEGLVFDLIQALAREAGVRPEYHVMARLRLQQAMDAGDIDVRCYVSSQWFNDRPGSFVWSIPFILQRDVLVGRPGAATPARPEQLPPQAIGTVLGYAYGTLEPLFALGRLLREDSRSQQLALQKLQIGRYQHAVSNELSLQWFNQGLPAEQHLPIQAVLEEQALGCMVRNDPAIPTQGVLRALVRMKQSGEIDRIVQRYGAVGYSEEISVVQP, from the coding sequence TTGCGACGACTGCTGGCCCTGCTCTTGCTCTGGACCGCTCACAGCCTGGCGGAACAACCGGTGCTGCGCTTTTCCATGGCCGAGAGCTGGAGCATGCCGTTGGTACGGGTCGAAGGCGGCCAGCCGGTGGAGGGCCTTGTATTCGACCTGATCCAGGCACTGGCCCGGGAAGCCGGCGTGCGCCCGGAGTACCACGTGATGGCACGCCTGCGCCTGCAACAGGCAATGGATGCGGGCGACATCGATGTGCGCTGCTATGTGAGCAGCCAGTGGTTCAATGATCGGCCGGGGAGTTTCGTCTGGAGCATTCCGTTTATTCTTCAGCGCGACGTGCTGGTCGGGCGACCGGGCGCCGCCACCCCTGCTCGCCCCGAACAACTGCCACCCCAGGCGATCGGCACGGTGCTGGGGTATGCCTACGGCACCCTGGAGCCGCTGTTTGCCCTGGGGCGCCTGCTCCGCGAGGACAGCCGCAGCCAGCAACTGGCGCTGCAGAAGCTGCAGATCGGGCGGTATCAGCATGCGGTGAGCAATGAGCTGTCATTGCAGTGGTTCAATCAGGGCTTGCCAGCCGAGCAGCACCTGCCGATACAGGCCGTGCTGGAGGAACAGGCGCTGGGGTGCATGGTGAGGAATGACCCGGCGATACCGACCCAAGGGGTTTTGCGGGCATTGGTGCGGATGAAGCAGTCGGGGGAAATCGACAGGATTGTTCAGAGGTATGGGGCAGTGGGGTATTCAGAGGAAATTTCGGTGGTTCAGCCTTGA
- the ligA gene encoding NAD-dependent DNA ligase LigA — protein sequence MTAETRIHQLRAELDQHNYRYYVLDEPSVPDAEYDRLFNELKALEAEHPHLVTPDSPTQRVGGAALAAFSQVRHEVPMLSLGNAFEEADLREFGRRVVEGLDQPGAVDFSCEPKLDGLAVSLLYRDGQLVQGATRGDGTTGEDISANVRTVRNIPLRLQGEGWPAVLEVRGEVYMSKAGFDRLNAAQAEAGGKTFANPRNAAAGSLRQLDSKITASRPLEFCCYGVGQVSESIGESHIGILEQLKQWGLPISRELRHAAGIEECLAYYRDIGERRNSLPYEIDGVVFKVNSLAAQRELGFRAREPRWAIAHKFPAMEELTEVLDVEFQVGRTGAVTPVARLKPVKVAGVTVSNATLHNMDEIARLGLRIGDTVIIRRAGDVIPQVMQVVLERRPDDARPVQVPSECPVCGSQVERTQLVKRSKGKETTSEGAVYRCVGRLACAAQLKQAIIHYVSRRAMDIDGLGEKSVEQLVDEGLISSPADLYKLEFDQIVGLEGFAEVSSKKLLDAIEASKRPSLARFIYALGIPDVGEETAKVLARSLGSLARVQQALPQVLTYLPDIGLEVAYEIHNFFEDEHNRKVIEQLLACGMQLQDEGELAAEFAASTTLAGMIAKLDIASVGPTGAEKLVARLDSLDKIIAADGIDLRQALAAKQAEAVREFFKDEANQKLARDIEAQLLAFGMHWSSEKKVAEGLPLAGQTWVLTGSLERFSRDIAKEKLEALGAKVAGSVSGKTHCVVAGPGAGSKLAKASELGVKVLDEEAFVTFLAEHGITV from the coding sequence ATGACCGCCGAAACCCGAATCCACCAACTGCGCGCCGAACTCGACCAGCACAACTACCGCTACTACGTGCTCGACGAGCCGAGCGTGCCCGATGCCGAATACGACCGCCTGTTCAATGAACTCAAGGCGCTCGAAGCCGAGCATCCGCATCTGGTTACCCCCGACTCGCCCACCCAGCGTGTCGGCGGCGCTGCCTTGGCAGCCTTCAGCCAGGTACGTCATGAAGTGCCGATGCTCAGCCTGGGCAACGCCTTCGAAGAGGCCGACCTGCGCGAGTTCGGCCGCCGCGTGGTCGAGGGGCTCGACCAGCCTGGCGCGGTGGACTTCAGCTGCGAGCCGAAGCTCGACGGCTTGGCAGTGAGCCTGCTCTACCGTGATGGCCAGCTGGTGCAGGGTGCCACCCGTGGCGACGGCACCACGGGCGAGGACATCAGCGCCAACGTGCGCACCGTGCGCAACATCCCGCTCAGGCTGCAGGGCGAAGGCTGGCCCGCCGTGCTCGAAGTGCGCGGCGAGGTGTACATGAGCAAGGCCGGCTTCGACCGCCTCAATGCGGCCCAGGCTGAAGCGGGCGGCAAGACCTTTGCAAACCCGCGCAACGCCGCTGCCGGAAGCCTGCGCCAGCTGGACTCGAAGATCACCGCCAGCCGCCCGCTGGAATTCTGCTGCTACGGCGTCGGGCAGGTTTCCGAGAGCATCGGCGAAAGCCACATTGGCATCCTTGAGCAGCTCAAGCAGTGGGGGCTGCCGATCAGCCGCGAGCTCAGGCATGCAGCCGGTATTGAAGAGTGCCTTGCCTACTACCGCGACATCGGCGAGCGACGCAACAGCTTGCCGTACGAGATCGATGGCGTGGTATTCAAGGTCAACAGCCTGGCTGCCCAGCGCGAGCTGGGTTTCCGTGCGCGAGAACCGCGCTGGGCCATTGCCCACAAGTTCCCGGCCATGGAAGAGCTCACCGAAGTGCTGGACGTGGAATTCCAGGTCGGCCGTACCGGCGCGGTCACGCCCGTGGCGCGCCTGAAGCCGGTCAAGGTAGCCGGTGTGACGGTGTCCAACGCCACCCTGCACAACATGGACGAAATCGCCCGGCTGGGGCTGCGCATCGGTGACACGGTGATCATCCGCCGTGCCGGAGACGTGATCCCGCAGGTCATGCAGGTGGTGCTTGAGCGCCGTCCCGACGATGCGCGCCCGGTACAGGTGCCGAGCGAATGCCCGGTCTGTGGCTCGCAGGTCGAGCGCACCCAGTTGGTCAAGCGCAGCAAGGGCAAGGAAACCACCAGTGAAGGTGCGGTGTACCGCTGCGTCGGCCGCCTGGCCTGCGCTGCCCAGCTCAAGCAGGCGATCATTCATTACGTCTCCCGCCGCGCCATGGACATCGATGGCCTGGGCGAGAAAAGCGTCGAGCAGCTGGTGGATGAAGGCCTGATCAGCTCGCCGGCTGACTTGTACAAGCTGGAATTCGATCAGATCGTCGGCCTGGAGGGCTTTGCCGAGGTCTCCAGCAAGAAGCTGCTGGACGCCATCGAAGCCAGCAAGCGCCCAAGCCTGGCGCGCTTCATCTACGCATTGGGCATTCCAGATGTCGGCGAGGAGACCGCCAAGGTCTTGGCTCGCTCGCTGGGCAGCCTGGCCCGCGTACAGCAGGCGCTGCCGCAGGTGCTGACCTACCTGCCGGATATCGGCCTGGAAGTCGCCTACGAGATTCACAACTTCTTCGAAGACGAGCACAACCGCAAGGTCATCGAGCAGTTGCTGGCCTGCGGGATGCAGCTGCAAGATGAAGGTGAGCTGGCTGCCGAGTTCGCCGCCAGCACGACCCTTGCCGGCATGATCGCCAAGCTGGACATCGCCTCGGTCGGGCCGACCGGCGCCGAGAAGCTGGTCGCCAGGCTCGATAGCCTGGACAAGATCATCGCCGCTGACGGCATCGACCTGCGCCAGGCCCTGGCGGCGAAACAGGCCGAGGCGGTGCGCGAGTTCTTCAAGGATGAGGCCAACCAGAAGCTGGCTCGTGATATCGAGGCCCAGCTGTTGGCCTTCGGCATGCACTGGAGTAGCGAAAAGAAGGTGGCCGAAGGGCTGCCGCTGGCTGGCCAGACGTGGGTGCTGACAGGGTCTCTGGAGCGCTTCAGTCGCGACATCGCCAAGGAGAAGCTGGAGGCGCTGGGTGCCAAGGTGGCCGGCTCGGTTTCAGGCAAGACCCACTGTGTGGTGGCAGGCCCTGGCGCCGGGTCCAAGCTGGCCAAGGCCAGTGAGCTTGGGGTGAAGGTGCTGGATGAAGAGGCCTTTGTAACCTTCCTGGCAGAGCACGGCATCACTGTCTGA
- the zipA gene encoding cell division protein ZipA, which produces MEIGLREWLIVIGVIVIAGILFDGWRRMRGGKGKLKFRLDRSYSNLPDEEGSAEVLGPSRVLDAQKEPELDEADLPSLSAPAREREREREPKPAKASKRGKRTAEAQQQGDLNLAAEPREPDLFADADEDFAADNTRNNGFAATGNATKELPPVEEVLVISVISRDEGGFKGPALLQNILESGLRFGEMDIFHRHESMAGHGEVLFSMANAVKPGIFDLDDIDHFSTRAVSFFLGLPGPRHPKQAFDVMVAAARKLAHELNGELKDDQRSVLTAQTIEHYRQRIVEFERRALTQKR; this is translated from the coding sequence ATGGAAATCGGTCTGCGCGAGTGGCTGATCGTCATCGGCGTCATTGTCATCGCCGGTATTCTTTTCGACGGCTGGCGCCGCATGCGCGGCGGAAAAGGCAAGCTGAAATTCCGTCTGGATCGCAGTTATTCCAACCTGCCGGACGAGGAGGGCAGCGCTGAAGTGCTCGGCCCGTCGCGGGTGCTGGATGCCCAGAAGGAGCCTGAACTGGACGAGGCCGACCTGCCGTCGCTCAGTGCACCGGCGCGTGAGCGCGAACGTGAGCGCGAGCCGAAACCGGCCAAGGCCAGCAAACGCGGCAAGCGCACGGCAGAGGCGCAGCAGCAGGGCGACCTGAACCTGGCCGCCGAGCCGCGTGAACCCGACCTTTTCGCCGATGCCGACGAAGATTTCGCCGCCGACAACACCCGCAACAACGGCTTTGCTGCTACCGGCAACGCTACCAAGGAGTTGCCACCGGTCGAGGAAGTGCTGGTGATCAGCGTGATTTCCCGCGACGAAGGCGGCTTCAAGGGCCCGGCCCTGCTGCAGAACATCCTCGAAAGCGGCCTGCGTTTCGGCGAGATGGACATCTTCCATCGCCACGAAAGCATGGCCGGTCACGGTGAAGTGCTGTTCTCCATGGCCAACGCAGTCAAGCCAGGCATCTTCGACCTGGACGACATCGACCACTTCAGCACCCGTGCCGTGAGCTTCTTCCTCGGCCTGCCAGGCCCACGTCATCCGAAGCAGGCCTTCGACGTGATGGTGGCGGCCGCGCGCAAGCTGGCCCACGAACTGAATGGCGAACTGAAGGACGACCAGCGCAGCGTGCTGACCGCCCAGACCATCGAGCACTACCGCCAGCGCATCGTCGAGTTCGAGCGCCGTGCGCTGACCCAGAAGCGCTGA